The genomic interval AGCTGTCACAGTTAAGGCACATTCAGTGTTGATGACAGTCTCCCTTCAGCTCAGGCAACCAGCTAGCATTAGCTCCCCATAAGCCAGCGCAATCTGGCCCAATTTCTTTCCATTATGCTAATGTTAAACTGtgtagagagcgagagggatagagTAAGGGAGAAAGAAAGTGAAAGGGAGCATTAgtaagagagaagagggggcaCAATAAATGTGTATAAATACAGTAAGAGACAAGCTTGGGAGGAGAGGGTCTATGATTCATgaaggggaagtgtgtgtgtgtctggtttcgTTGGTGACAGAATAGTGATGCTGCTTCAGCTGTATAATTGCAGGCAGGCTTTTCAGCAGAAATCATTGCAGTACTCTACCATGCACATCATATTCTGTGGTTACAGTTTGCTGACTTCAAGCATCGGCCTGTTTCTTCACTTCAGTTATCAGCAAAATATAATGAAGTCCTATACACCAGACAAGGCACCTTCATATATTTGACAttacacactgtgtgcccttcAACAGACTCATTGTGTGTGAGCCCTGAAGCATTTTAAGATTTCTAAGTGTAATAGCATGCCCAGTCTCACCCAAGGTTAGTGCTTATAATGTTACTGATACGATTAGCATAGGCCTGAACTGAATGGATAGAACACAAATAAACTGTTCTGTGGACTTGCCACAGTAGGAAGATAGGAATGTCAATGGTTGGTGCAGTGTAGAATTGAAAGTGGCGTCGCATGCACAAACGGACCCaagtgtgcatgcacacacacacacacacacacacgttattatTCCATCACTCCAAGCCCAACAGGAAGCGTTGCCACATCATCCACTATCCTACAGAAACAGATCGGAAATGGGGGTAAAATTCTCTCTGCTCTttatcattcctctctctctcccatattctcgttccccctttttctccctctcctctctctctctctctctctattcagtcACTTGCCATTCTCCAGCGTTCCCAAAAGCACCCTGAGCATGGAACATTTATTATAATATTATGCTGTTATGAACAAACCTGCAAACGGGTCTCAAGTGCCATCATGTCTTCTTCAACCCACACCCAGTATGTAACTTAGTACTCTCAGTAGGCTAGGCAACACCCCTCCAAGAGCCCAAAAAACGAGACCCGGCTTCAGTTAAATAAAATGCCAAGTATTCCATCACAGGAAGCTCTGTTGTGCCTATACATCAGAGAAAGTGAAGGTGTCATTTGAGTATATtcagtcacgtggaatttgaggAGCTTGGCAGCATTCTCCTTCAAAAGATAGTAGCGTACAACAGACTTGTCTTGAGCATTACCATTTCATACAATAACACTGCTGGAGGAGGAAGCAGGGAAGTGAATTGGGGAATCATGGAAGTGGGTTCATTTGCATGGCATTATTCTGGCTATGAGGTATTTATTTCTGCCATGTTTCGCAAGTCTACCGATAGCTTTGTCTTCCACAGACTGTAGGTCACTGAAGCGAATAGCTAATGCTCAGCCCTCTGGGTTTACAGTACCTGACTACCGCAGTACATGATATCTATTTCAGTCAGTCCCCATGTGGCCTGGCTTTGAATCTCCTCAGCCAATGAGATACATGGTGAGATGTTGGTACAGGCTAATCTAACTGTCTCTCACATGGTGAAGTCACTGCATATATAAAACCAATACTCGGTACATTCAGTAAATGTTGCCcttgtgggaatcaaacccacaaccatgGTGATGTCAATAGCATGCTCAAATCAAGTGAGTTAACGTCACCATACTCATCATAAATCATTAATTTACTAGCTATACATGCTCATTACACAGAGACTGATATACTGCATTCTTTTAAGGTAACTACAAAGAAATTGttgatttgttttgtatttttctcCGCAAAGCTTTTCTGAGGACTGAAATTCTCAAAGACATTTTTACTTTGagatctgactgttgttaacctcttggtgttagggggcagtattttaatttttggaaaaaaaacgttcctgttttaaactggatattttgtcaggaaaagatgctagaatatgcagctttgggtagaaaacactctaacgtttccaaaactgtaaagatattgtttgtgagtataacagaactgatgatgcaggcgaaagcctgagaaaaatccaatccggaagtgccccaggttttgaaagcgctgcgttccaatgactccctattcagctgtgaatgtaccatcaacgagcttacgctttctacgtattccccaaggtgtctacagcattgtgacgtagttttacgcatttctgtttaagaatagccataggcggccacattgcgtaagtggtcacatggtgtctccgagagagattctcgcgtaaaatatagaggtagccattattccaatcggtcctagtgaaaaacgaattgtcccaacggatatattatcgaatagatattagaaaaacaccttgaggatggattctaaacaacgtttgccatgtttctgtcgatattatggagctaatttggaatattttttggcgtTTGGGTGACCGCAATTTCGGgcgaacttgattggagtccacctgtggtaaattcaattgattggacatgatttggaaaggcacacaccctgtctatataaggtcccacagttgacaatgcatgtcagagcaaaaaccaagcaattaTCTGTACAGGATTGTgccgaagcacagatctggggatgggtaccaacacatttctgcagcattgaaggttcccaagaacacagtgacctccatcatacTTAAACAGAAGAAGTTTGGagcaaccaagactcttcctagagttggcctcccggccaaactgagcaatcaagggagaagggccttggtcagggaggtgaccaagaacccgatggtcactctgatagaaccttccagaaggacaaccatctctgcagcactccaccaatcaggcctttatggtagagtggccagacggaagccattcctcagtaaaaggcacatgacagcccactggGAGTTTgaaaaaggcatctaaagactctcagaccatgagaaacaagattctctggtctgatgaaaccaatattgaactctttggcctgaatgccaagcatcatgtctggaggaaacctggcaccatccctacagtgaagcatggtggtggcagcatcatgctgtggggctgtttttcactggcagggactgggagactagtcaggatcgagggaaatatgaacggagccaagtacagagagatccttgatgaaaacctgctccagagggctcaggacctcaccttccaacaggccaATGCCCCTAAGCACACaatcaagacaacgcaggacagGCTTcggacaagtatctgaatgtccttgagtggcccagccagagcccagacatgagaccgatctaatatctctagagacctgaaaatagctgtacagcgatgctccccatccaacagagcttaagaggatttgcagagattaatgggagaaactccccaaatacaggtatgctaAGTTTGTtggcttcatacccaagaagactcaagactgccaaaggtgctgagtaaagggcctgaatacttatataaatgtgatatttcatttgctaaattttctaaaaacctgtttttgctttgtcattatggggtattgtgtgtagattgttgaggaaaaattgaatcaattttagaataaggccgtaacgtaacaaaatgtggggaaagtgaagtggtctaaatactttccgaatgcaccataCAGTATACCGTTGTTATGGACAAACTTTGTTCCAAAAGGTTGCAATGAGGCATAACATCAACAGTCATGAAAACTCATTTTATTTACTGCTCTCATAGTCAAGAAAAATACTGCATGCTATAAATGTAATTTAATATTTGCTTTTTACCAGATGGCCTACCTGGTTTTAACATGTAGTGCCcctgtaggtaggtagttagCCCTAGGTGGCTTTCCACAGTTCAACAAGGAGTGCTCTGATGAGGGGCTGCCTTGGCCCAAACCACAGCTATGCACCGTTTGCTCAGTCTGACGTGAGCTAAATAAAGAGGTGACTCTGCAAAGCATGTGCCATTTCTGTAATTAACTCCCTATCTGCAGGCAATCTGCCTGCCAGGCTTTATATAACCAGCATACATTGTTTATCAGAACACATTTACTATCAACTGTGGCTTATGTAACATCAATGAACAGGTGGCAATCATTTTATAATGTGGGAAAATTGTGACATGGTACAGTATGAATGAGGACTTCACTGTTTATTAAAAAAAAGATGCTACCATGTAAGATATACCATTTAAACTGGTTCAATTCATATTGGGTCTGTGCAAGCCTCATACTTCTGTCAATAGAGAGTAAATTgcttatttttattgttttttttctcattctTTTTATTTGTGGACTATGCTTTCTTTTGCTTGGTGGTTTATGTAAGTTTTATGACACCCTTTGTCCCCCCAGAGGAACATTTTTTGGCTACAGAAGATGTCCAAGAGCCAAAGAAACATGCTGTATGTGCAAGCAGAAAGAAATGCATGCATTAGAATGTCCTCAACCAATGCGCTCTGTCCATGACTCAGTCTATATTCACaataaatactctaacaattgtATAAATAAAGGAATAGTCGAGGGATTATGTGATACACACAACAAGTTCTTTACAACCCTCGACACATTCAATTGTAAAAGAAGAACCTGCTTCTCTCTTATCTACGCCACATGACGAGGATTAAAGCAAATATAGCGACTCCAAGGTCAGCCACCTATGCCCATAAACTTCTTACATCTGACAATGTATTGTTTCCCCCTACTTGCAAGGCCTGTAGAAATAACATCTGGAACATCAATTACAAGCTCTACGCACCCAGATTAATTACAAATTACAGAGCCAAACAGATTGATTACTAAACCTCTAGCTGACATGGAGAGAGTCGCCCTCATCTAGTCTTCAAGTACTCTGGGTTGGAGTAATTGAAGAGCAGGAAGTCCATGCGGTAAAGGTTGTACAGCTTCTTTTGGTAAAAGGGGCTGATGTTTTGGAAGAACTGAGCTGCCATGTCCCCGTTGGTCCTGGTGCTCTTGCCTGAGGTAGGGAAGTGGACCTCCCCGTCAGCGCCAGCCAGCCGCAGCACAGAGCGGGAGTCCTGCTCCAGAGTCTCATACTTCCCCACCACATCGTAGTGGACGAGGCAGGGGTGGCACAGTGAGTGGATCCGCTCCCAGTGCTCGTTGAAgggctcctctctctgtgtgcgggGATCCACCAGGTAGTACACAAACTCCTGGAAGGAGACGTCGTTGCCCCGCTCCAGCGCATCCGGCTGGGGTTGGGGCCGATGCCGGCGGATTATCTTGGTGCCATAGCGCTTGTGGAAGGCCGTGTTGTAGCTGCGGGTGAACTTGTTGCGGTAGGCCGACACTAGCCTCTCGAAGGGCTCCCGCACAAAGATGAATTTCAGGTAGCTGCGCAGATGGCGGTTGATCTCATAGGTAGAGTACTCTGACAGTGTGCGTAGGTTGCCAGCCACGTGGGCCTCGTTGGCAGGGATGGCTAGGGGCTCGTGGTAGCGTCCGTCCCCCGTCAGGACCATGAAGACGCGTTTCCAGTTAGTACAGGCCACCTTGGGGACGTAGCAGTACAGCAGGCCATGCTTATCGTCCACGATGAGGTGGCGGAGGTCGTCTGGGGTCAACACCCGTCGCTTCTTGGTGTGGGTGAGACACGCCTGCTCCAGCAGCTCCCGCCGACCACGCAGAGACGTCTGCACTGCAGACAAATCCAACTACGGCCACAGAAAGAGGAGGGGACATACAAAGTCAACACCCACATTTAGAATTAAACACTTAAAagtgatgaaatattacatctcTCCAAGTGATAACATCTTCATGTAGTCACATTCTCTGACTAAAACAGAGAAACGAAATTGagtggccatgtgtgtgtttgctgttctactccattccatttgaataaaaaaaatgaaaatatatatatctgacatggaatatatacactgctcaaaaaaataaagggaatactaaaataacacatcctatatctgaatgaatgaaatattcttattaaatacctttttctttacatagttgaatgtgctgacaacaaaatcacacataatgtatcaatggaaatcaaatgtatcaacgcatggaggtctggatttggagtcacactcaaaattaaagtggaaaaccacactacaggctgatccaactttgatgtaatgtccttaaaacaagtcaaaatgaggctcagtagtgtgtgtggcctccacgtgcctgtatgacctccctacaatgcttgggcatgctcctgatgaggtggcggatggtctcctgagggatctcctcccagacctggactaaatcatccgccaactcctggacagtctgtggtgcaacgtggtggatggagcgagacatgatgtcccaaattggattcaggtctgcggaacgggcgggccagcccatagcatcaatgccttcctcttgcaggaactgctgacacactccagccacatgaggtctagcattgtcttgcattaggaggaacccagggccaaccgcaccagcatatggtctcacaaggggtctgagaatctcatctcggtacctaatggcagtcaggctacctctggcgagcacacggagggctgtgcggccccccaaagaaatgccaccccacaccatgactgacccaccgccaaaccggtcatgctggaggatgttgcaagcagaacgttctccacggcgtctgcAGACTCTggcacgtctgtcacatgtgctcagtgtgaacctgctttcatctgtgaagagcacaaggtgccagtggcgaatttgccaatctttgtgttctctggcaaatgccaaacgtcctgcacggtgttgggctgtaagcacaacactcacttgtggatgtcgggccctcataccaccctcatggagtctgtttctgaccgtttgagcagacacatgcacatttgtggcctgctggaggtagttttgcagggctctggcagtgctcctcttgcttctccttgcacaaaggcggaggtagcggtcctgctgctgggttgttgccttcctacggcctcctccacgtctcctgatgtactggcctgtctcctggtagcgcctccatgctctggacactacgctgacagacacagcaaaccttcttgatgtgccatcctggatgagctgcactacctgagccacttgtgtgggttgtagactccgtctcgtgaaagcaccggcagcattcaaaagtgaccaaaacatcagccaggaagcataggaactgagaagtggtctgtggtcaccacctgcagaaccactcctttattgggcgtgtcttgctaattgcctataatttccacctgttgtctataccatttgcacaacagcatgtgcaatttattgtcaatcagtgttgcttcctaagtggacattttgatttcacagaagtgtgattgacttggagttaaattgtgttgtttaagtgttccctttctttttttgagcagtgtatatatatatatatatatatatatatatatatatatatatatatatatatatatatatatatatatatatatatatatacatatatacacacacacacacacacacacacacacacacacacacacaaacaaaccacacatttcattgcaaatagcaatatatatttatatttcataaaacggcattagcacctacccgtccagaagtacgtcctgtccttgcagaaacagctcctcagctcctgtttgaatcataacaccgaaagattcctcaaacaaaaaatctgtctcactttcacttttcctgatttattcgccatgatgTCTTCGATGAAATCGTTGAAAATACAACTTTCCAAAATACTGCTGCGCGTAACAAGCGTCACAGTAAATCCTCTGATAGTCAAGGCGAGAATGGATGTTCGTTACGCGTGGTGGTCCAAcccaaaaccattacatactggcaTTTACCTCAACTCATTGgttatctacccagctagatttcaagaagatcagtggtcattgggcagaaacaCAGTCAATCAACGTAGCTTCGCTAAAATTATTGGTGCGCAAGGTAGTCATCgctcgttgtcttcaaatcagttcactTCAGTCAATACtccccacaaaaaaaaacaatgacgtttgactgtgttgcaaacatccagaggaatgcactgaaaccaaccatgactagataaatgATTGTTTACCCTGTGTAATTACGTCGAATGATCCGTAaaaaattgatagagatggaTTTCACTGCACAAACGGGtagatttaggctataaaaatggattttatcaaagaaaacggcacttcatttgatcactgggaccctcaggaa from Oncorhynchus tshawytscha isolate Ot180627B linkage group LG22, Otsh_v2.0, whole genome shotgun sequence carries:
- the LOC112221499 gene encoding carbohydrate sulfotransferase 11-like translates to MRLAASEGIPVWGPKKELDLSAVQTSLRGRRELLEQACLTHTKKRRVLTPDDLRHLIVDDKHGLLYCYVPKVACTNWKRVFMVLTGDGRYHEPLAIPANEAHVAGNLRTLSEYSTYEINRHLRSYLKFIFVREPFERLVSAYRNKFTRSYNTAFHKRYGTKIIRRHRPQPQPDALERGNDVSFQEFVYYLVDPRTQREEPFNEHWERIHSLCHPCLVHYDVVGKYETLEQDSRSVLRLAGADGEVHFPTSGKSTRTNGDMAAQFFQNISPFYQKKLYNLYRMDFLLFNYSNPEYLKTR